The stretch of DNA CCGGCGAGCCGAACGTCTACCTGCGGATCCCGGTGTACGCGGCGCCGACCGAGACGGCCGCGCGCGAGGAGCCGCGCGAGGCGATGACCTACTTCTTCCAGCGGCACATCGAGCTGATCCGCTCCGGCCTCGGGCGCGGGGACACCGGCCCGGGCGACCGGCGCCAGGCCATGGCGGAGCGGATCGCCGCGATGCCGTACGACGAGCTCTTGAAGACGCGCGTCGCGTTCGGCACCGCGGCGTCACTGCGGGAGCGCCTGGGCGAGATCGCGGAGGACCTGGGGCTCGACGGCATCGTGGCCGAGCTGAACCCCTCGGGCCTCCTCTCCCTCGATCAGATGAAGCGGACGCTCGCCATCCTCATCCGCGAGGTGATCCCTACGTTCCGGTGACGAAGGCCTGGACGCGCTTCCACGCGTCGGCCGAGGCCTCCGCGAACTCGGCGTATTTCCGGTCGAAGAAGCTGTGCGGCGCGCCCTCGTACACCTTCTGCTCGTGCTTGACCCCCGCCTTGCGGCACGCCTGGTCGAAGGCCTCCACGTCCGCGGGCGGAATGCCCTCGTCGGCCCCGCCGAAGATCGAGAGCACCGGCGCCTTGTAGCGTGACACCGCGTCGATCGGCTTGGGCCGGTCCGGCCACCGCTTCAGCCCGAGCGGCCAGCCGTAGAAGCCGATGACGCCGGCGTAGCCGAGCCCGCTCGCCGCCTGCAGGTAGGAGAGCCCCCCGCCGAAGCAGAAGCCCACCGAGTAGAGTGACTTCACCTGCCCGCCGTCCGGCGTGCGCAGGTAAGCCGCCGCGGCCGCGATGTCGGC from Candidatus Methylomirabilota bacterium encodes:
- a CDS encoding dienelactone hydrolase family protein; amino-acid sequence: MCVDDDSFPPIPPISGGAAGSRDLTLTSGDGTKFMAHAARAAKPTGAGMVVIPDVRGLHPYYKELADRFAEIGVDAVALDFFARTAPSEDRSEKFDFMSQVPLTKPDQLQADIAAAAAYLRTPDGGQVKSLYSVGFCFGGGLSYLQAASGLGYAGVIGFYGWPLGLKRWPDRPKPIDAVSRYKAPVLSIFGGADEGIPPADVEAFDQACRKAGVKHEQKVYEGAPHSFFDRKYAEFAEASADAWKRVQAFVTGT